Proteins from a genomic interval of Trifolium pratense cultivar HEN17-A07 linkage group LG6, ARS_RC_1.1, whole genome shotgun sequence:
- the LOC123891780 gene encoding DNA replication licensing factor MCM3 homolog 3-like, with the protein YKGHFLVKSVHFCPTTGNFTSRDYRDITSNLGLPTGSVYPTRDETGNLLVTEYGLCKYKDHQTLSMQEVPENSAPGQLPRTVDVIAEDDLVDSCKPGDRVAIVGIYKALPGKSKGSVNGVFRTVLIANNVSLLNKEANAPIYSPEDLKNIKKIAEREDTFDLLGNSLAPSIHGHSWIKKAVMLLMLGGVEKNLKNGTHLRGDINMMMVGDPSVAKSQLLRATMNGGFCHLILQYDRSLTPTKNIGLPDSLLSRFDLLFIVLDQMDPDIDRQISEHVLRMHRFRSAIDGGEAAHDGSVIHKDFLSTRRITDTCRPEADAYPVNEGAQSFPDGSNNNVYMKNTPLSSNCMGGQNSLLQTSGSQLLGRSAASPSAATSATSFDNTTASPIPYYCTAYAELRNANSNAKTGGTLPITARTLETIIPLSTAHAKLKLSRKVFDDPTSLTEEELYELRNNWQLSCGDLLWV; encoded by the exons TATAAAGGTCATTTTCTTGTTAAAAGTGTTCATTTTTGCCCCACCACCGGAAACTTCACTAGCCGTGATTATCGAGATATTACATCTAATTTGGGTTTGCCCACAGGGTCTGTTTATCCCACAAGG GATGAAACTGGCAATTTACTTGTGACCGAGTATGGATTGTGCAAATACAAGGATCATCAAACCTTGTCCATGCAGGAAGTTCCTGAAAATTCTGCGCCTGGTCAGCTCCCAAGAACAGTGGATGTCATAGCAGAGGATGATCTTGTTGATTCTTGCAAGCCTGGAGATCGTGTGGCTATTGTCGGGATATATAAGGCTCTTCCAGGAAAAAGCAAAGGCAGTGTGAATGGTGTATTCAG GACTGTGCTCATAGCCAACAATGTATCTCTTCTCAACAAAGAGGCTAATGCTCCAATCTACAGCCCTGAAGAccttaaaaacattaaaaagataGCTGAAAGAGAGGATACATTTGATCTTCTTGGTAATTCACTTGCACCTTCTATACATGGACATTCTTGGATAAAGAAAGCAGTGATGTTATTGATGCTTGGTGGAGTGGAGAAGAACTTAAAGAATGGCACTCATTTAAGAGG TGACATTAACATGATGATGGTTGGTGATCCATCTGTTGCCAAGTCTCAACTCTTGAGAGCAACCATGAAT GGTGGCTTTTGTCATTTGATTCTACAGTATGATCGTTCACTTACTCCAACTAAAAATATTGGACTCCCAGACTCTTTGCTTTCTCGATTTGATCTCTTGTTTATCGTGTTGGATCAAATGGATCCTGATATTGATCGCCAAATATCAGAGCACGTCCTTCGTATGCATCGATTTCGTTCTGCTATTGATGGAG GTGAGGCAGCACATGATGGGAGTGTAATTCATAAGGACTTCTTGAGTACAAGAAG AATTACGGATACCTGCAGACCAGAGGCAGATGCATATCCTGTCAACGAGGGTGCACAATCTTTTCCTGACGGGTCTAACAATA ATGTGTATATGAAGAATACTCCACTGTCATCAAACTGTATGGGTGGCCAGAATTCGTTGTTACAG ACCTCAGGATCACAACTTTTGGGAAGATCAGCTGCATCTCCTTCTGCTGCAACCAGCGCCACTTCTTTTGACAATACAACAGCTTCACCAATTCCATATTA TTGCACGG CATATGCTGAGCTCAGAAATGCAAATTCAAATGCAAAG ACTGGAGGAACACTTCCAATAACTGCCAGAACTTTAGAAACCATAATACCTCTCTCAACTGCTCATGCCAAATTGAAGTTGAGCAGAAAG GTGTTCGATGATCCCACGTCATTAACCGAGGAGGAGCTGTATGAATTGCGAAACAACTggcaactt AGTTGTGGGGATCTATTATGGGTTTAA